TCAAGGAGATTTAGTTAACGAAGGATTTGAATTAAGTGTTAGAGGAAAGATTTTTAAAACAAAAGATTTTGATGTTGATTTAAACTTTAACATTGCTAGAAACTTAAACATTGTAACTAGAATATCTGATACTCAAATAACAGAAACAGGTAACCCTTTAACAACAGGTCCTGATGGTTATTTAAAAAGAGTACAAGTAGGAAATCCAATTGGTTCTTTCTACGGATATAGATACTTAGGAGTTTATAGTACTACAGATGAGTTAGTAGCGCGTGATGAAAATAACAACATTATTTATGACTTTGATGGTACTCCTAAAACAACAGTATTTAATGGAGGTAGAGCTTTTAACGCAGGTGAAGCTAAATATGAAGACGTAAATAAAGATGGTAACATCAACAGATTAGATGTTGTTTATTTAGGAAATGCAAACCCTTTATTATATGGAGGTTTTGGAGGTACTATAAGATATAAAAACTTACAGTTAATCCCTTTCTTTAACTTTAGATTAAAGCAAAAAGTAATGAACATCGCTAGAATGAATACAGAAAGTATGGATGATTTTGATAATCAAAGTACTGCGGTATTACGTAGATGGAGATACGAGGGAGATGTAACAGATATTCCTAAGGCTTCTTTTGCTAACCCTGTTAACACATTAGCATCTGATCGTTTCTTAGAGGACGCTTCTTTTGTAAGATTAAAGTCATTGACATTAAGATATAATGTAGCAAAATCATTAGCAGAAAAGTTTAACCTTACTAGTGCTATGTTCTTTGTTACAGGAACAAACTTAATTACGTTTACAAAATATTCAGGTCCAGATCCAGAAGCTGGTGTAGGTGGAGCATGGAACAAGATTGGTTATGATACTAGTCAAACTCCTAGAGCTCAGCAAATAACTGCAGGTATTAATCTACAATTTTAAACAGTCAATACTATGAAACAAAATATATTAAAAATATTCACATTAATTTCAGCTTTGTTGCTAACGTTAACATCGTGTGATGATTACTTAGATTTGCAACCAAAGGATAGTCTTATTCAACAAGACTTCTGGAAAAACAAAGAACAAGTTAAAGCTGCTTTGGCTGGGTGTTATGCCTCTATGAACCAATCTGCATTTACAGATAGAGTTTTAAAGTGGGGAGAGCTTAGAGCTGATATGGTAGCTCCATTTACAGCTTCAGGAAATGATGTCAATTTGATGAAAAATTATATGGTGCCAACAAATAATTTGTCTGATTGGAGATCTTTTTATGCAACCATTAATTACTGTAACTTAGTATTAAAGTTTGCAGATGGTGCTCAGGCTAATGATTTGTCTTTTACCGAACAAGAATTAAAAACATTTAAGGCAGAAGCTTTAACCATCCGTTCTTTGGTTTATTTAATTCTAGTTAAAAACTTTAAAGAAGTACCTTTAGTATTAACAGCTACATCAGACAATCAAGTTGATTTTTATGTAGAGAAAAATACTGAACAAGAAATTTTAACACAAATTATTACTGATTTAGAGTCAGCTGTAGAAGATTTAAACTTATCTTATGCAGATCCTAGATATGACAAAGGAAGAATGACTAAAGGTGGAGCTTTAGCTATTTTAGCAGATACTTATCTTTGGAATGAGCAATATGACGATTGTCTTTCTGCATGTACTCGTATTAATAATTTAAATAAATATGAGTTAGTAAATGGAGCTGAATGGTTCAATAGTCTTTTTATTGAAGGAAATTCTGTAGAAGGGATTTTTGAATTACAGTTTGATGATATTGCAGCTACTGTAAGAAATGCTTTCTATTGGGCAAATCCAGATTTTATTGCATTTGACGGTATTCAATCTCTTTATCACGAAGGAGGAATAAATGATGTTAGAGGACTTACTTCTACTTTTGATGATTTTCTTTTTGTATTTAAATATACAGGGTTAGATAGAACAGGAAGATATAGAGGTAACAATGATTTTTACAACAATTTTATTTTTTATAGATATGCTGATATAAAGTTGATGGAAGCTGAGGCTTACATTTTATCAACAACACAACAAGATTTACAAAAAGCATACGATTTAATAAATGAAGTACACCAAAGAGCAGCTAGTAATATTGTAGATCCAAACATTAACGAACCATTTTTGTTAGAAGCTTTATTATTAGAAAGACAAAAGGAATTTGCTTTTGAAGGAAAAAGATGGCATGATTTACTTCGTTTTGCTAAACGTAATAATTTTCAAAGACAGGACTTAATTCTAAATTTAGTAGATTTTAAGGCAGGTGATGAAGATTATGATCAGATTTTAAGTTTCTTTTCAAATACAGAATCTTATTATCTACCTATATATCAAGATGAATTAAATAGAAATCACAATTTAGTTCAAAATCCTTATTACGAAAACTAAACATTTAAAATTATGAAAACAACTAATAAATTTATTACTTGGTTTGGAGGGTTAGCATTATTAATACTAACAATGACTAGTTGTGAAGATGAGTTAGATGGTACTACTTACTTTACAACAGATGAAATGACCATTATGCAAACATTAGAAGCTAATCCAGAAAAGTTTTCGATGTATGTAGAGATGATTAAAAAAGCAGATCTTTTTAATGCATTAAAAAGTTATGGTAACTATACTTGTTTTGCACCTAATAACGAAGCTGTAAAAACATATATATCTGATAAATGGGGAGTTACTTCAGTAGATCAATTAAATACCCCTGAACAGATAGAGTTTTTAAAAACATTGGTAAGATTCCATACAACTCCTGTTGGAAGAGCTACAAGTAGTTTTATAGAAGGACGTTTACCAGATACTACTTTTACAGGTGATTTTATTACTACCTCTTATTTAGCTGGTGGTGGTATTGCTAATATTAAAATTAACAGAGAGGTTGGACTTGATAAATATGATATTAGAACTAATAATGGTATTATTCACGGTTTAACTGGTGTATTAGAACCTTATGTTAATTCAGTACCAAAAGTAATGGAAGATAGAGGTGAACATACAATTTTTGTTGAAGCAATGAAGAAAACTGGATATTATGATGTTTTTGATGAATTACTTAGACCTGATGGTTCTAAAAATAATTTTACAATTTTTGCTGAGTCAGATGAGGTTTATGCTCAAGAAGGAATTAATTCATTTGCAGACTTAGTGGCTAGAGTATCGCCTAATGAGCCAGATTTTGAAGATCCATTAAATGCTTTAAACAGATATGTTGCTTATCATGCTACTCAAACCTTTATGTATTCTACTGATATTCCTGAAGATGGATTTATCAATACAGTTTTACCTAAAAATGCTATTAAAGCATTCAAGACAGATAAGTTTTTAAAATTAAATGAAACTGAAGAAGGGGTTAATGATACTTGGACATCATTAATATATGCGGATAGTAATTATCCTGCAAAAAATGGAGTATACCATACAGTAGATAAATTATTTACCATTTTTACTCCTAAACCAAAGCATATCTTTTTTGATTTTACAAGTGATCAACCAGAGATTCAGTCTAAAGAAATTGGAGGTCAAAGTGATTATAGAGGTCCAGACGCTTATGAGTTTATCAGATGGGAGCCAGCAAGTCAAGAACAACGTCATTTAACACAAGGAAACAGAGTTAATTTAAATAGAAATGTATTTTCTGTACACAGTTATTCTTGGATGGAATTTGATACACCGGTAATTCCAAGAGGTAAATATGAAATGTTAATAGTTGGAAATATGTCTAGAAGAGGTAGAGGAGCTGTTCAGATTTATTGGGATGGAGAACCTTTAGGTAAAGTTTGGGACATGAACTCTGTAAGAAATACTGGTTGGCCTGATGCTACTCAAATGGAATTAAACGGATTTAGATTAGGATATGATTGGATTACAAATAATGCAGGTACTAGCCAAGCAGAACTAGAGTCTAATTCTAGATTCCTTATTACCGATGAACTTTTATGTTCTGAGCAAAAAAGACACGTATTAAGACTAGAAACTGTTAGGTCTGGGGTTACTCCATTAGATTTTGTTGAGTTTATTCCGGTTGAAGAATAAAAATTAAATATTAAAGATCTTAGAATGAAAAACATAAATAATTTTATATTAAACTTCAGTCAAATTATAGCAAGTCTAATGGTTGTAATAGCTGTTAGTAGTTGTAACTCATGGGATGACCATTATGAGCAATTAGATACTAGATTGGAGTCAGACATCATAACAGTATTGTCAGAAGACAGTAATTACTCAACCTTCTTGTCATTACTACAACAAACGGATTATAAAGATTTTCTAAAAACCTCTCAAGCTTATACTGTTTGGGCTCCAAATAATGCAGCTTTAGCACAGGTTTCAGATGATATTTTAAATGATCCTGATATGTTAAAACAATTAGTAGAAAATCATATTAGTAGAAACTCATACAACTCGAGTAACTTAGATACTCCACTTTTTGTTAAAATGTTTAACAATAAATATATAGAGTTTACAAATGCAGGAGGAAGTACATCTTTTGGTGGAGTTGAACTTATAGAGAAAGATGTTTTAACCGCTAATGGTATTTTACACAAAATAGGTACAACTTTAACAGTTAGACCAAATATTTGGGCGTACCTTAACGAAAATTCAGATGATTTCTTATCATTAATGGAGTATTTTAATCAGTTTAACGAAACTGTTTTTGATGAGCCAAATAGTGTAAGAGTAGGAAGAAATTCATTAGGACAAATTGTTTACGATTCTGTTTTTAAAACTTCTAATAAAAGGTTTGACTCTATTGGAGATTTAAGTTCTGAAGAAGAACGTTTTACTTTTATAGGTTTAACAGATGCTGTTTATACAGATGTGTTTAACTCTCTTAAAGGTTATTTTCAATATCCAGTAGAGGATAGTATTAAAAGTGTTACTGATAAAGTAATTTTTAACAACTTAAACTTTCCTGTAATTGATTCAGATGAATTAGATGGAACAGAATTGTTAACAACAACAGATAATCTGGTAACTATAAATAAAGCTTCTATTGCTGAAGAACATGAATTAAGTAATGGAAATTTATTTGTAATGAATCAGTATGATTTAGCTCCTAAAAATGTTGCTTATAAGCCTGTAAGATATGAGATAGAGAATATTGAAAGAAGAGAAATAGGATCGTTAGTAGATCTTACTATTTCATCAAGATTTAATTCTTTGGCTTCTGGAGGTTTTACTAACGTGGTAGATCTTCTAAATAGTCCTGATGGTAATGACGGTAACAACTATTTTGAAGTTGCTTTTGAAAACGTGTTATCTGCTAGTTATACTATCAATTTAAAGTTTACACCAGTGGGGGCACCACAACAAACCAAATTAAAATTTGAGTTTAGTTATGTAGATGAAAACAAAAACACTGTTGTTGATGAAATTGATGCCATAACAGTTAGTCATTTAGAAGATGGTATTATTAGTATAGGTGGTACATATGATATACCAGTGTATATTAATGAAGAAAATGATAATGAATACTCTGTAAAGTTAAAAGTTATTGTTGATGTAAGTGATGCAGAAACAATATTATACTCTCGTAGATTTGGTATTGACTATGCAGAATTAGTACCCGTAGACTAAATTATTACTATTAAAACTTAAATATGAATTATCTGACTATGATAAAAATTAAAAATATACATTCTCTGCTTTTCATTTTATTCTTCGGAATTACTAGTGTATTGCAAGGACAGGAGAAAGCCATTATTGTAACAGGTACAGTAATGGGGGCGATTAATAATGAGCCATTAACTGGAGTTAATGTGCGAACAGGACAATATTCATCTGTATATACAGATGAAAATGGAGAGTTTTCTATTAGAGTACCTGATGCTAATGTAACATTAACAGTTGCAAGTACAGATTTTAGTACTAAAGAAGTTGCGTTAAAAGGACGTTCAGTAGTTGAAATTAAAATTTATGCAGATGATTTTAATTCTTACTACGGAAAAGTTGGAATGCCACTAGGAAAACAAACCAAGACCTCTGTAGTAAATGCAGTAGAAACAAAACAAACAAAATTAGAATCTTCAAGAGAATCGTTATCTAACGTTATTAATGGAGAAGTTGCTGGTGTTAGATCAATCATGAGATCTGGAGTACCTGGTGTTGGTGCTAATATCTTTGTGAGAGGATACAATACTTTAAATAGTTCTACTCAACCATTAATTGTTGTGGATGGAATGATGATAGAAACTAATACTTTTAATAATAATGATTTAATTAGAGGTTATTCTTACGATCCTTTATCGGACATTAACCCTAAGGATATTGCTAATATTACTATTATAAAAGATGCAGCTTCTATCTATGGATCTAGAGGAGCTAACGGAGTTATCTTAATTGAAACTAACAAAACTGAAGACATTACTACTAAAATAGATTTTGTTGTTCAAGGTGGTTTTAACTTGGCTCCTAAGAGTCTTCCAATGATGAATAACAATCAGTTTAGAACTTATTTAGCAGATCAAATGAATGATTCTGGTATTTATGATGAAACAGGTGGTATTGCTAACTTACCTTTCTTTAATGAAAATCCTTCTTTTGAAGATTATGAAATCTATCATAATTCAACAAATTGGCAAGAAGAAGTTTTTGATAATAGTTATGTAAATGATTATTACTTTAAAGTAACTGGAGGGGATGAAATTGCTAAGTATGGATTGTCAGTTGGTTATACAACTAACAACGGTGTAGTATCTAGTACAAAGTTTAACAGATTTACAACTCGTTTTAACGCAGATACTAATATTACAGATAGACTTTCTTTAATGACAAACTTAAGTGTAAGTTACGGAGAACGTGATTTATATGATAATGGACTTTATAGTTCTTCTCCTATAACTTCTGCTTTAAATAAATCTCCATTTTTAGCTCCGTTTACGCCAAATGCAGACGGTATTGTTACTGGAATTTATCAAGATATTGATCAAATAGGTGGGTTTAGTAACCCTAAAGCAATTGTTGATAATGCTACTTTTGCTGCAAAAGATTACAACTTATATGGTCAAGTAGATTTAGGATATAGAATTACTGATGATTTAAAAATTTCATCTTTATTTGGTGTTAACTACATTAAAAACAGACAAAATGTTTTCTTACCAGATGTAGGTTTATCATCTGAAGTTAATGAGTATGGAGATATTCTTAGAAGAACTTCAAAAGTTAGTGCAGAAAGTTTGTTAGCTTTTTATAATGATACAAGATTAAACTACTTATTAAGTGTTGATAATATCCATCAGTTTTCTTTTAACTTAGGATTGCGTTATAACCAAAACAATTACACCAATTCTTATTCATTAAATGGAAATTCTTCTGATGATAACTTTACTTCATTAGATTCTGGAGACAGGTTAACAAACGTTACTTCTGGTAGCATTGGAAACTGGAAATATGCATCATCATATGCTAATGTGGACTATTCTTTATTAAATAAGTATTTTTTAAGTGGTAATATATCTGCAGATGTTTCATCTCGTTTTGGTGATGATCAACCAGTTGGAATTTTTCCATCTATTGGTGCAGCTTGGTTAGTTTCATCAGAAAAATTCATGGCTAATTTATCAGATTTGGATCAGTTAAAAGTTAGAGCAAGTTATGGTTTAACTGGTAACTACGGTATTGGAAACTATAATGCAGAATCTTACTTTGTATCTAATAGATTTTTAGAAGGAGCAGGTCTTGTTAGTGGTAACGTTGCTAATAGCTCTATTCGTTGGGAAGAAACTAAAAAAGCAAACTTAGGTTTTGATTTTGGATTATTTAATGAAAGAATTTCTTTTAGTGCAGATTATTTTTACAATGTAACTGATGGATTATTAAACCAAACAGAAATTAGCCCTATTTATGGTCAACAAAATTACATTAGTAATGAAGGAAAGTTAAACAACCGTGGTACGGAATTTAGCTATAACGCTCGCATATTTAATACTGAAAACTTTAAATGGGATCTAGGAGGAAATATATCACGTTATAGAAATGAAATTTCATCTATTCCAGGTCAAGAGCAAATTATTCATGTAGAAGGAGTTGATGCTACAATTATCAATAGAGAAGGAAGTGCTTTAGGATTGTTCTATGGATATAAAACAGATGGAATTTATAACAGTTCAGCAGAAGCATCTGCAGCTGGGTTAAGCTGGAGAGATTTCCAAGGATTTAATCAACCATTTGTTGCGGGAGATGTTAAGTTTGTAAATACAAATAATTCTGATAACGTAATTAATGAAGATGATAGAGTGGTTATTGGAGATCCAAACCCTGATTTTACAGGAATGTTCTACAACAACTTTACTTATAAAAACTTTACTTTATCGGCAGTGTTTACCTTTAGTAAAGGAAATGATGTTTATAATGCTTTAAGAAGACAAACAGAGTCTATGAGTAATTTTGCTAATCAAAGTCAAGCAGTAGTAAATCGTTGGAGAGTTGAAAATCAAGAAACAAACATTCCAAGATCTGTTTATGGAGATGCTATGGGGAATTCAAGATTCTCTGATAGATGGATAGAAGATGGTTCATTCATCAGACTTAAAACATTGTCATTATCTTATAGTCCAGAAACTTTTAACGCTACATTCTTTGTTACAGCTAATAACTTGTTAACATTTACCAAATACTTAGGATATGATCCAGAATTTAGTAACTCACAAATAAGTTATTTACAAGGTATTGATGGAGGAATGACACCTCAATACAGTTCAGTTGTATTAGGAGTAAGAGTAGGATTATAATATTGCTATAATCGATTTATAATAATAAAAAAAAGATATAATGAAACAATATATAAAATTTACGTTAGGCTTATTCTTAGGTTTATCTTTACTAACCTCTTGTGAGGATATGTTAAATGTAGACCCAGAAGAAGTACTACTATCCGGAGATTATTTAGGAGATGATGAATTAGATGCAAGATCAGCTTTGTTTGGTGTGTTATCTCAATTGCAAGAGGTTGCAGGACAATACATTGTGTTGGGAGAAATGCGTGCAGATTTAGTTGATGTAAACTTAGATACAGAAGATGAGTTGAGACAGTTAAACAGTCTTGAAATTAGTAATGATAACAGTTTTATAGACCCTACAACACTGTTCTCTATTATCAATAACTGTAACTTTGCTTTAGTAGGTATCGATACAAAAGCTTATGAAGAAAGATTGTTAGAAGATTATGCTTCTATCATGAGAATTAGAACATGGGCACAAATGCAAATCCTTATCAATTATGGTAAATTACCATATATAGATAAGCCAATTAGAAGTGACGATAACTTTAAAGATGAATATCCTTTGTTAGATTTTAATCAAGGTTTAAATCAGTTGATTAGAAATTTACAAGCTATTGCTGGTATTGATAATGTTAGTAGACACGAAAGCTCTTTAACTTTTAATATAGAAAGTATGATTCCTAATAATGATATCCTTTTAGGAGACTTGTTTTTATGGAGTGGAGATTATATTGGAGCAGCAGAAAGCTATAAGAGATTTTTAGACAATCAATTTGATGGTGGACCAATATATCGTTTAAATAACTATACTACTAGAGTTGAAGAGACAGGTACAGGATATGTTATTGCTGGTAGTTCTTGGAGAAGTATTTTTAGTAATAATACACCACAACCAAGTGAGTCAATTAATATTATTGGGTTTAGCGAACAATACAGACAACCTAATAATATTTATGACATAGCTACAACTCAAATGAAGCCTTCGGAATCAATATTATTGAATTGGAGTGCGCAAGATTATGGTTACGAAGGAGTACCTGTTCAAATAGCTGAATATCCTTATGATTATAGATATTATTCATCTGTAAATCAATTAGATCCTGAGTTGTTAGGGAAATACCAAGAGGAATATTTTATGTGGAATAGAGCTGCTAAAATATATTTAAGATATGCAGAAGCAATTAACTATGCTGGTTACCCAGAACATGCTTTGGCTATTTTAAATGGTATTTTTAACAATCCAGATGTAGAACCTAAGGATGCGCCTATTTTTAACAATGCACAAACATTCTTAAATTTTGATTTAGATGCATATTTCACAACTAATAATAGTGATGAACCAATTTCTGGACTTTTGGGAGTTAGAGATAGAGCTGGTTTGGCTCCAGTTTCTGTACCTAGTGGTTTAACACAAAGTGAAACAATTGATCAAGTTGGGGCTTTAATTTTAAATGAAGCTGCATTAGAATTGGCGTTTGAAGGAAATAGATGGGAAGATTTAGTTCGTTTTTCTAGAAGAGCTAATGATCCAAGTATTATTGCTGATGCTGTTGCTAATAAATTTGAATTAGCAGGGAATGCTGCTCAAGCAAATAGTGTAAGACAAAAATTATCTAATCCAAGTAATTGGTTTTTACATTTAGATGTACCAGATAATTTTGTAGAACAATAAGAGTATTATTGTAGAAATTAATAAATTAAAAAAAGGAGAATCTTATAAAGATTCTCCTTTTTTTGTTTAGCTACGTGTTTAATAGGTAAAAAGAACGATAATTTAGTGGTATAGTGTTATGTTTTATATTGTTAATATGAATTATTTACAATATTGCATCTAAAGATTGTTTTCTTTCTAAGAAATTAATTTTTAAACTCATTGGTTCAACATTACTATAACTTCTCATAGTTAAAAAGTATTAACATATAAATTAAGTAAATTAAAAACAAAATGAATTTTTTTAGATTAACCACATTAATTTGTTTAGCAGCTATTTCTAGCTGTATAGGAAGTGATAAAAAATCAAAGCAAAAAAAGAAACCAAACTTTTTATTTGTATTAGTAGATGATCAATCGGCATTTGATTTAAAAATATACAATCCTAATTCTATTTTAGAAACCCCTACCATAGATAAGCTTGCCAAAGAAGGTTTGGTTTTTGAAAGTGCTCGTCATATGGGATCTATGAATGGAGCGGTGTGTACTCCCTCAAGACATATGATTATGAGTGGTCGTACTGTTTGGCATTTACCACTAAGTGCTGAATTTCAAAAACAAACAGCCCCTCACGAAATAGATGAACAAACCATAGGAGCTGTTTTTAATAGAGCAGGTTACAAAACAATGAGAACTTGTAAAAAAGGAAATTCATATCCTGGTGCTAATAAGCAGTTTACAGTAGTTCACGA
Above is a genomic segment from Wenyingzhuangia fucanilytica containing:
- a CDS encoding RagB/SusD family nutrient uptake outer membrane protein translates to MKQNILKIFTLISALLLTLTSCDDYLDLQPKDSLIQQDFWKNKEQVKAALAGCYASMNQSAFTDRVLKWGELRADMVAPFTASGNDVNLMKNYMVPTNNLSDWRSFYATINYCNLVLKFADGAQANDLSFTEQELKTFKAEALTIRSLVYLILVKNFKEVPLVLTATSDNQVDFYVEKNTEQEILTQIITDLESAVEDLNLSYADPRYDKGRMTKGGALAILADTYLWNEQYDDCLSACTRINNLNKYELVNGAEWFNSLFIEGNSVEGIFELQFDDIAATVRNAFYWANPDFIAFDGIQSLYHEGGINDVRGLTSTFDDFLFVFKYTGLDRTGRYRGNNDFYNNFIFYRYADIKLMEAEAYILSTTQQDLQKAYDLINEVHQRAASNIVDPNINEPFLLEALLLERQKEFAFEGKRWHDLLRFAKRNNFQRQDLILNLVDFKAGDEDYDQILSFFSNTESYYLPIYQDELNRNHNLVQNPYYEN
- a CDS encoding fasciclin domain-containing protein yields the protein MKTTNKFITWFGGLALLILTMTSCEDELDGTTYFTTDEMTIMQTLEANPEKFSMYVEMIKKADLFNALKSYGNYTCFAPNNEAVKTYISDKWGVTSVDQLNTPEQIEFLKTLVRFHTTPVGRATSSFIEGRLPDTTFTGDFITTSYLAGGGIANIKINREVGLDKYDIRTNNGIIHGLTGVLEPYVNSVPKVMEDRGEHTIFVEAMKKTGYYDVFDELLRPDGSKNNFTIFAESDEVYAQEGINSFADLVARVSPNEPDFEDPLNALNRYVAYHATQTFMYSTDIPEDGFINTVLPKNAIKAFKTDKFLKLNETEEGVNDTWTSLIYADSNYPAKNGVYHTVDKLFTIFTPKPKHIFFDFTSDQPEIQSKEIGGQSDYRGPDAYEFIRWEPASQEQRHLTQGNRVNLNRNVFSVHSYSWMEFDTPVIPRGKYEMLIVGNMSRRGRGAVQIYWDGEPLGKVWDMNSVRNTGWPDATQMELNGFRLGYDWITNNAGTSQAELESNSRFLITDELLCSEQKRHVLRLETVRSGVTPLDFVEFIPVEE
- a CDS encoding fasciclin domain-containing protein, which produces MKNINNFILNFSQIIASLMVVIAVSSCNSWDDHYEQLDTRLESDIITVLSEDSNYSTFLSLLQQTDYKDFLKTSQAYTVWAPNNAALAQVSDDILNDPDMLKQLVENHISRNSYNSSNLDTPLFVKMFNNKYIEFTNAGGSTSFGGVELIEKDVLTANGILHKIGTTLTVRPNIWAYLNENSDDFLSLMEYFNQFNETVFDEPNSVRVGRNSLGQIVYDSVFKTSNKRFDSIGDLSSEEERFTFIGLTDAVYTDVFNSLKGYFQYPVEDSIKSVTDKVIFNNLNFPVIDSDELDGTELLTTTDNLVTINKASIAEEHELSNGNLFVMNQYDLAPKNVAYKPVRYEIENIERREIGSLVDLTISSRFNSLASGGFTNVVDLLNSPDGNDGNNYFEVAFENVLSASYTINLKFTPVGAPQQTKLKFEFSYVDENKNTVVDEIDAITVSHLEDGIISIGGTYDIPVYINEENDNEYSVKLKVIVDVSDAETILYSRRFGIDYAELVPVD
- a CDS encoding SusC/RagA family TonB-linked outer membrane protein encodes the protein MIKIKNIHSLLFILFFGITSVLQGQEKAIIVTGTVMGAINNEPLTGVNVRTGQYSSVYTDENGEFSIRVPDANVTLTVASTDFSTKEVALKGRSVVEIKIYADDFNSYYGKVGMPLGKQTKTSVVNAVETKQTKLESSRESLSNVINGEVAGVRSIMRSGVPGVGANIFVRGYNTLNSSTQPLIVVDGMMIETNTFNNNDLIRGYSYDPLSDINPKDIANITIIKDAASIYGSRGANGVILIETNKTEDITTKIDFVVQGGFNLAPKSLPMMNNNQFRTYLADQMNDSGIYDETGGIANLPFFNENPSFEDYEIYHNSTNWQEEVFDNSYVNDYYFKVTGGDEIAKYGLSVGYTTNNGVVSSTKFNRFTTRFNADTNITDRLSLMTNLSVSYGERDLYDNGLYSSSPITSALNKSPFLAPFTPNADGIVTGIYQDIDQIGGFSNPKAIVDNATFAAKDYNLYGQVDLGYRITDDLKISSLFGVNYIKNRQNVFLPDVGLSSEVNEYGDILRRTSKVSAESLLAFYNDTRLNYLLSVDNIHQFSFNLGLRYNQNNYTNSYSLNGNSSDDNFTSLDSGDRLTNVTSGSIGNWKYASSYANVDYSLLNKYFLSGNISADVSSRFGDDQPVGIFPSIGAAWLVSSEKFMANLSDLDQLKVRASYGLTGNYGIGNYNAESYFVSNRFLEGAGLVSGNVANSSIRWEETKKANLGFDFGLFNERISFSADYFYNVTDGLLNQTEISPIYGQQNYISNEGKLNNRGTEFSYNARIFNTENFKWDLGGNISRYRNEISSIPGQEQIIHVEGVDATIINREGSALGLFYGYKTDGIYNSSAEASAAGLSWRDFQGFNQPFVAGDVKFVNTNNSDNVINEDDRVVIGDPNPDFTGMFYNNFTYKNFTLSAVFTFSKGNDVYNALRRQTESMSNFANQSQAVVNRWRVENQETNIPRSVYGDAMGNSRFSDRWIEDGSFIRLKTLSLSYSPETFNATFFVTANNLLTFTKYLGYDPEFSNSQISYLQGIDGGMTPQYSSVVLGVRVGL
- a CDS encoding RagB/SusD family nutrient uptake outer membrane protein, with the protein product MKQYIKFTLGLFLGLSLLTSCEDMLNVDPEEVLLSGDYLGDDELDARSALFGVLSQLQEVAGQYIVLGEMRADLVDVNLDTEDELRQLNSLEISNDNSFIDPTTLFSIINNCNFALVGIDTKAYEERLLEDYASIMRIRTWAQMQILINYGKLPYIDKPIRSDDNFKDEYPLLDFNQGLNQLIRNLQAIAGIDNVSRHESSLTFNIESMIPNNDILLGDLFLWSGDYIGAAESYKRFLDNQFDGGPIYRLNNYTTRVEETGTGYVIAGSSWRSIFSNNTPQPSESINIIGFSEQYRQPNNIYDIATTQMKPSESILLNWSAQDYGYEGVPVQIAEYPYDYRYYSSVNQLDPELLGKYQEEYFMWNRAAKIYLRYAEAINYAGYPEHALAILNGIFNNPDVEPKDAPIFNNAQTFLNFDLDAYFTTNNSDEPISGLLGVRDRAGLAPVSVPSGLTQSETIDQVGALILNEAALELAFEGNRWEDLVRFSRRANDPSIIADAVANKFELAGNAAQANSVRQKLSNPSNWFLHLDVPDNFVEQ